In Denticeps clupeoides chromosome 1, fDenClu1.1, whole genome shotgun sequence, a single window of DNA contains:
- the dnajc17 gene encoding dnaJ homolog subfamily C member 17 isoform X2, which translates to MAATKELLQLDLYALLGVDGTASTKEIKKAYRQKALTCHPDKNPDNPKAAELFHQLSQALEVLTDAAARAAYDKVRAAKKQAEERTQRLDDKRKKIKLDLEARERQAEAHNAEELKVTRTLEEEIARLREEGSRQLEEEQRRIKEQIQREKESSLHTPCKDTSVKQQCNASGTPKLKLKWKCKKEDDTNGGYTQEFIFSLLQKYGEVLNVLVSSKKKGSAVVEFATAKAADLAFRNESGLIGNPLKISWLEGQPEAPAPPPNSAANIGLFTYTQLWKPLRTGLGKD; encoded by the exons ATGGCTGCTACAAAAGAGCTTTTACAGCTGGATCTGTATGCATTACTCGGAGTTGATGGGACCGCGTCAACAAAAGAG ATTAAGAAGGCATACAGACAGAAAGCGTTGACATGCCATCCAGACAAGAACCCAGACAACCCTAAAGCAG CGGAACTTTTCCACCAGTTGTCTCAGGCCTTGGAGGTTTTGACGGACGCTGCAGCCAGA GCGGCATATGACAAGGTGCGTGCGGCCAAGAAGCAAGCTGAGGAGAGGACACAACGGCTTGACGACAAGCGAAAGAAGATTAAACTTG ATTTGGAGGCTCGTGAGCGCCAGGCTGAGGCCCACAATGCAGAAGAATTAAAAGTCACTCGCACACTAGAGGAGGAG ATTGCAAGGTTGAGAGAAGAGGGTTCcaggcagctggaggaggagcagcgACGAATAAAAGAACAAATCCAGCGAGAAAAAGAGAGCAGCTTACACACACCTTGTAAAG ACACCAGTGTGAAACAACAGTGCAATGCCAGTGGGACCCCCAAATTAAAA TTGAAATGGAAGTGTAAAAAGGAGGATGACACTAATGGCGGCTACACGCAAGAATTTATTTTCAGTCTTCTTCAGAAG TATGGTGAAGTTCTCAATGTCTTGGTATCAAGCAAGAAGAAAGGAAGTGCAGTGGTTGAGTTTGCAACTGCTAAAGCCGCT GATCTGGCATTCCGGAATGAGAGTGGCTTGATTGGAAACCCTCTGAAGATTTCTTGGTTAGAAGGGCAGCCTGAAGCTCCTGCCCCACCTCCAAACAGTGCAGCCAACATCGGGTTGTTCACATATACTCAG
- the inf2 gene encoding inverted formin-2 isoform X1 — protein MSKRSDSAQRKWAAVRGRLGSSQESEPPQDANLESADPELCIRLLQVPTVVNYSGLKKRLEGSDQTWMVQFLELSGLDLLLEALDRLSGRGCSRIADALLQLTCVNCVRAVMNSSAGIHFIIENEGYIRKLSQALDTSNTMVKKQVFELLAALSMFSSQGYRLAMDALEHYKAVKTQLYRFSVIMNELQGTDNVPYMVTLLSVINALIFGTEDLHQRDKLRKEFIGLQLLDLLPKLREQDDEDLIIQCESFEEAMTEDEEELLRISGGVDMSSHQEVFNTLFNKVSSSPVALQLLSILQALLLLAPERVDIWQALEALSNRAVMLVQDSQQDSSEKIMQRLVFSKGSTVACHVVDGPQNRKADKAVQTELVDCKYELIQRTNAVASAPLSPPPPPPLPPDMTGSILPQPPLPPPPPPPPALPSVPGHIPGPPPPPPLPGMGPGGPPPPPPLPGMTVPPCPPPPPGMEDVVVAHTSLALGRAHVKASRFPTLRMKKLNWQKLHSKAITDGPSMWNSVQSGAPQEPDYSTIEQLFCLPVAESKDKVAAAPAKKEPKEISFVDAKKNLKLNIFLKQFKCSNEEFVALVQNGDRSKFDVEVLMQLLKLLPEKHEIDNLKSYQGEEDRLANVDRFYLLLLAVPW, from the exons ATGTCTAAAAGGTCAGACAGCGCACAGAGGAAGTGGGCGGCCGTGAGGGGGCGTTTGGGCTCCTCTCAGGAGTCTGAGCCCCCTCAGGATGCCAATCTGGAAAGTGCCGACCCAGAGCTCTGCATCCGCTTGCTCCAGGTGCCCACAGTAGTCAACTACTCTGGCCTGAAGAAACGCCTGGAGGGCAGCGATCAGACATGGATGGTTCAGTTCCTGGAGCTGAGCGGCCTGGATCTCCTGCTGGAGGCCCTGGACAGGCTGTCAGGGCGTGGCTGCTCCCGAATCGCTGATGCCCTGCTGCAGCTCACATGTGTCAACTGTGTGAGAGCAGTCATGAACTCGTCAGCCGGGATACACTTCATAATTGAGAACGAGGGCTACATTCGAAAACTGTCTCAAG CTCTCGACACCTCCAACACAATGGTGAAGAAGCAGGTGTTCGAACTGCTGGCAGCGCTCAGCATGTTCTCCTCACAGGGATATCGTCTGGCTATGGATGCTCTAGAGCACTACAAG GCTGTGAAGACTCAGCTGTACCGCTTTAGTGTCATCATGAATGAGCTCCAGGGGACAGACAATGTGCCGTACATGGTCACCCTCCTCAGTGTCATCAATGCTCTCATCTTTGGGACCGAGGACCTTCATCAAAGGGACAAACTGCGCAAGGAGTTCATAG GGCTTCAGTTACTTGATTTACTTCCGAAATTAAG GGAGCAGGACGATGAAGACTTGATCATACAGTGTGAATCATTTGAAGAGGCAATGactgaggatgaggaagagctGTTAAGAATCAGCGGAGGCGTTGACATGAGCTCTCACCAGGAGGTCTTCAATACCCTCTTCAATAAA gTCAGCAGCTCTCCAGTTGCCTTGCAGCTGTTGTCCATCCTGCAGGCCTTGTTGCTTCTGGCCCCTGAGCGTGTGGACATCTGGCAGGCCCTGGAGGCCCTCAGCAATCGAGCCGTCATGCTGGTGCAGGACT CCCAACAGGACTCATCAGAGAAGATCATGCAGCGATTGGTTTTCTCTAAAGGATCTACTGTTGCCTGTCACGTTGTTGATGGTCCTCAAAACAGGAAGGCTGACAAGGCAGTTCAGACCGAGTTAGTGGACTGTAAATATGAACTCATCCAGAGGACCAATGCTGTTGCTTCAGCACCTCtgtctccacctccacctccaccccttCCTCCTGATATGACTGGATCCATCCTTCCtcagccaccactgcctcctcctccaccaccacctcctgcCCTTCCTTCAGTACCAGGCCATATCCCAggaccaccacctccacctccattaCCTGGGATGGGACCTGGAggacctcctcctccacccccactGCCTGGCATGACTGTACCCCCCTGTCCTCCTCCGCCCCCTGGAATGGAAGACGTGGTTGTGGCACACACCAGCCTGGCTTTAGGGCGAGCACATGTGAAAGCCAGTCGTTTTCCCACCCTGCGCATGAAGAAGCTGAACTGGCAGAAGCTGCACTCAAAAGCCATTACTG ATGGTCCTTCCATGTGGAACTCTGTGCAGTCTGGTGCCCCCCAGGAACCAGACTACTCCACTATCGAGCAGCTGTTCTGCCTGCCTGTGGCCGAGAGCAAAGATAAGgttgctgctgctcctgccaaAAAGGAGCCGAAAGAG ATTTCCTTTgtcgatgcaaaaaaaaatctgaagttGAACATCTTCTTAAAGCAGTTTAAATG TTCCAATGAAGAGTTTGTGGCTCTGGTTCAGAACGGGGATCGTTCCAAGTTTGATGTGGAAGTGCTGATGCAGCTCCTGAAGCTGCTGCCGGAGAAACATGAG attGATAATCTAAAATCCTACCAGGGAGAGGAAGACAGACTTGCTAACGTTGACCGATTTTACCTCTTGCTTTTGGCGGTACCATGGTAA
- the inf2 gene encoding inverted formin-2 isoform X2 — translation MSKRSDSAQRKWAAVRGRLGSSQESEPPQDANLESADPELCIRLLQVPTVVNYSGLKKRLEGSDQTWMVQFLELSGLDLLLEALDRLSGRGCSRIADALLQLTCVNCVRAVMNSSAGIHFIIENEGYIRKLSQALDTSNTMVKKQVFELLAALSMFSSQGYRLAMDALEHYKAVKTQLYRFSVIMNELQGTDNVPYMVTLLSVINALIFGTEDLHQRDKLRKEFIGLQLLDLLPKLR, via the exons ATGTCTAAAAGGTCAGACAGCGCACAGAGGAAGTGGGCGGCCGTGAGGGGGCGTTTGGGCTCCTCTCAGGAGTCTGAGCCCCCTCAGGATGCCAATCTGGAAAGTGCCGACCCAGAGCTCTGCATCCGCTTGCTCCAGGTGCCCACAGTAGTCAACTACTCTGGCCTGAAGAAACGCCTGGAGGGCAGCGATCAGACATGGATGGTTCAGTTCCTGGAGCTGAGCGGCCTGGATCTCCTGCTGGAGGCCCTGGACAGGCTGTCAGGGCGTGGCTGCTCCCGAATCGCTGATGCCCTGCTGCAGCTCACATGTGTCAACTGTGTGAGAGCAGTCATGAACTCGTCAGCCGGGATACACTTCATAATTGAGAACGAGGGCTACATTCGAAAACTGTCTCAAG CTCTCGACACCTCCAACACAATGGTGAAGAAGCAGGTGTTCGAACTGCTGGCAGCGCTCAGCATGTTCTCCTCACAGGGATATCGTCTGGCTATGGATGCTCTAGAGCACTACAAG GCTGTGAAGACTCAGCTGTACCGCTTTAGTGTCATCATGAATGAGCTCCAGGGGACAGACAATGTGCCGTACATGGTCACCCTCCTCAGTGTCATCAATGCTCTCATCTTTGGGACCGAGGACCTTCATCAAAGGGACAAACTGCGCAAGGAGTTCATAG GGCTTCAGTTACTTGATTTACTTCCGAAATTAAGGTAA
- the LOC114787735 gene encoding inverted formin-2: MLLCEETTSMLDMLHPRAQLVEAACDSLYESLLLPKFCKLILHIGNFLNYGSHTGNAEGFKISSLLKLTETKANKCRITLLHHILEEAEPNHPEILNLPDDLESCEKAAGLNLESLQSEATALVNRLKNCINKVSSSVEDVKEQFSSILEENLAACKALEEHFAAIERKRMNLAHYLCEDANRLSLDEIFSTIKTFRGVFLKAVKENKMRREQAVKAEKRKKQLAEEESKRQKGENGKIIRKGTLEQEGGCIIDQLLADIRKGFHLRKTRPRCDTDSAPSNEMRRDTGQPASGVKPAAEEAEAPSISMQPPATAASEGTTGLPLHATKEQPSPNPNDPQLQGGSQPGLSSDTLPQQNPRKLDGADLNQNVNNSQITDEQGREESVCGSVPEKDTKDLICTETKPKHSSPWRNTNEEEGTSDHACAEKHMHCGGKELSSKGRKDANGNDHAVGASMKQEAYDVPDGMVRNRNRNRDGALAEPKDPGLCAIPGPVPSLVPDTGSTTASASSRAPPKKHKFLRRHKKVNEQESIKGKGHKKGCLLQ, encoded by the exons ATGTTGCTATGTGAGGAGACCACGTCTATGCTGGATATGCTGCATCCTAGAGCGCAGTTGGTGGAGGCTGCATGTGACA GTCTTTATGAGAGTCTTCTGCTGCCAAAGTTCTGCAAGCTCATTCTTCATATTGGGAATTTCCTAAattat GGAAGCCACACAGGGAATGCAGAGGGCTTCAAGATCAGCTCACTCCTGAAACTGACTGAGACAAAGGCCAACAAGTGTCGGATCACCCTGCTTCATCACATCCTGGAG GAGGCTGAACCAAACCATCCTGAGATTCTAAACCTCCCTGATGACCTTGAGAGCTGTGAGAAAGCCGCAGG ACTGAATTTAGAGTCTCTTCAGTCCGAGGCTACTGCTCTGGTCAATCGACTAAAGAATTGTATTAACAAAGTATCTTCATCTGTGGAGGATGTGAAGGAACAGTTTTCAAGCATTTTAGAG gaGAATCTAGCAGCATGTAAGGCCCTAGAGGAGCACTTTGCTGCAATcgagaggaagaggatgaacCTGGCACATTACCTCTGTGAGGATGCAAACCGCCTCTCACTAGATGAGATATTCAGCACCATTAAGACATTCCGTGGCGTCTTCCTGAAAGCTGTGAAG GAGAACAAAATGCGCAGAGAGCAGGCTGTCAAAgcagagaagaggaagaagcagCTGGCAGAGGAAGAGTCCAAGCGACAGAAGGGGGAGAATGGAAAGATAA TTCGGAAAGGCACTTTGGAGCAAGAAGGGGGCTGCATCATTGACCAGCTCCTGGCAGACATCCGGAAAGGCTTCCATCTGCGGAAGACTCGGCCCAGGTGCGATACGGACAGTGCTCCCTCTAATGAAATGCGTAGGGATACTGGCCAGCCTG CCTCAGGTGTCAAACCTGCCGCAGAAGAAGCCGAAGCACCCTCCATCAGCATGCAGCCACCTGCAACAGCAGCATCAGAAGGAACCACAGGCCTACCACTCCACGCCACCAAAGAGCAACCTTCACCAAATCCCAATGATCCGCAGCTCCAGGGAGGGTCCCAGCCAGGCCTCTCCTCGGACACTTTACCCCAGCAGAACCCCCGGAAGCTGGATGGTGCAGACCTCAACCAGAATGTTAACAACAGCCAGATCACAGATGAACAGGGCAGGGAGGAGAGCGTTTGTGGGTCGGTACCAGAGAAAGACACGAAGGACTTAATTTGCACAGAAACCAAACCCAAGCACAGCAGTCCTTGGAGGAATACAAATGAAGAGGAAGGTACTAGTGACCACGCATGTGCTGAAAAACACATGCACTGTGGTGGTAAAGAACTGTCAAGCAAAGGACGCAAAGATGCTAATGGAAACGACCATGCAGTCGGTGCCAGCATGAAACAAGAGGCATATGATGTTCCAGATGGTATGGTgagaaatagaaatagaaacAGAGACGGAGCACTGGCAGAACCCAAAGATCCTGGTCTTTGTGCTATACCCGGTCCAGTGCCCAGCCTGGTGCCAGACACTGGGTCTACCACTGCTTCTGCTTCCTCACGCGCCCCGcctaaaaaacacaaatttctCAGAAGGCACAAAAAAGTCAATGAGCAAG AAAGTATCAAAGGAAAAGGACATAAAAAAGGGTGCTTGTTGCAGTGA
- the LOC114798436 gene encoding cdc42 effector protein 3 translates to MPLKTMFYRKPSSACRPMGQLRRRNVPSVHMISLPLGDFRHVSHIGSDPHKGNFGDLSFLKRGHSLLLQSSQSEQNLFLACSPPPKPPRLNLEQPEALSRSRWENEHRPSKERRKKCSSLPLLDCEEEEERDEERSGQSGSEQASMSFSPDGGSLSSGRDSTQTTSEEPHSDEGESGFFFNLDLGPSILHDVLQVMENCHR, encoded by the coding sequence ATGCCCCTGAAAACCATGTTCTAccgcaaaccttcttcagcctgccgGCCCATGGGCCAGTTAAGGCGCCGGAATGTTCCGTCGGTCCACATGATTAGCCTCCCTCTGGGAGACTTCCGCCATGTATCCCACATCGGATCAGACCCTCACAAAGGGAACTTTGGAGATCTATCATTCCTCAAGAGAGGCCACAGTCTCCTGCTGCAGAGCTCTCAGAGTGAGCAGAACCTCTTCCTGGCCTGCTCACCACCTCCAAAACCTCCTCGCCTCAACCTGGAGCAACCAGAGGCCCTGAGCAGATCTCGGTGGGAAAACGAGCATCGGCCGTCAAAAGAGAGGCGAAAAAAGTGCAGCTCCCTGCCACTGCTGGActgtgaagaggaagaggaaagggACGAGGAAAGGTCGGGACAGTCAGGGTCAGAACAAGCCAGCATGAGCTTCAGTCCAGATGGGGGCAGCCTCAGCTCTGGTAGGGACTCCACCCAGACCACCTCAGAGGAACCACATTCGGACGAGGGTGAATCAGGCTTCTTCTTTAATCTGGACCTGGGCCCATCAATACTGCATGATGTACTTCAGGTCATGGAGAACTGTCACCGATAA